A window of Cloacibacillus sp. An23 contains these coding sequences:
- a CDS encoding ATP-binding cassette domain-containing protein, with the protein MASLRAEHIVKKFGKQTALNDVSFEIEDGEFVCVLGPSGCGKSTLLRVVAGLEDIESGKVEIGGRDVTGEPPSARNFGIVFQSYALFPNMTAEENIAYGLWNKRLSREETALRVNGAIEMVGLEEQRKKYPQQLSGGQQQRVAIARAIVLKPEFLLLDEPLSALDAKVRVKLRRELRHIQQKLGITTIMVTHDQEEALSLADRVIVMNNSVIEQIDTPQKVYESPSSPFVADFVGTVNFVGGRSGAIRPESLRLCRAGHDGAIPGRICDIEFRGSFYRVGVETAGGEYTADVPAQQRENLPLRFGALVYLDIPAEKVICLKAS; encoded by the coding sequence ATGGCATCTCTCCGCGCTGAACACATCGTCAAGAAATTCGGGAAGCAGACGGCTCTCAACGACGTGAGCTTCGAGATAGAAGACGGCGAGTTCGTCTGCGTCCTCGGCCCCTCGGGGTGCGGGAAAAGCACGCTCCTGCGCGTCGTCGCGGGACTTGAAGATATAGAGAGCGGAAAGGTGGAGATAGGCGGCCGCGACGTTACGGGCGAGCCGCCCTCCGCCCGCAATTTCGGGATAGTCTTCCAGTCGTACGCGCTTTTCCCGAATATGACCGCCGAGGAAAACATCGCATACGGCCTCTGGAACAAGCGCCTTTCGCGCGAGGAGACAGCTTTGCGCGTGAACGGCGCGATAGAGATGGTCGGGCTCGAAGAGCAGCGCAAAAAGTATCCGCAGCAGCTCTCGGGCGGACAGCAGCAGCGCGTCGCCATCGCGCGCGCGATAGTGCTGAAGCCCGAGTTCCTGCTTCTCGACGAGCCGCTTTCGGCGCTCGACGCGAAGGTGCGCGTCAAGCTGCGCCGCGAGCTGCGCCACATACAGCAGAAGCTCGGCATCACAACGATAATGGTCACTCACGACCAGGAGGAGGCGCTCTCGCTCGCCGACCGCGTCATCGTCATGAACAATTCTGTCATCGAGCAGATAGATACCCCGCAGAAGGTCTACGAGTCGCCGAGCAGCCCGTTCGTCGCCGATTTCGTCGGCACGGTGAATTTCGTCGGCGGGCGCAGCGGCGCGATACGCCCCGAAAGCCTGCGCCTCTGCCGCGCGGGACACGACGGCGCGATACCGGGGCGCATCTGCGACATAGAGTTCCGCGGCTCCTTCTACCGTGTGGGAGTCGAGACAGCCGGCGGCGAGTACACCGCGGACGTCCCCGCGCAGCAGCGCGAGAATCTGCCGCTGCGCTTCGGAGCGCTCGTCTACCTCGATATTCCGGCTGAAAAGGTGATTTGCCTAAAGGCAAGCTGA